A DNA window from Andrena cerasifolii isolate SP2316 chromosome 16, iyAndCera1_principal, whole genome shotgun sequence contains the following coding sequences:
- the Mettl4 gene encoding methyltransferase like 4, whose product MSLIFSTEEGWIISHLQHLNSIYKTVTNGDSQSRLMFNETLFEINSQYLRENQITKSSQREEIPLQSTSKKRKRSKLLPDDDLKEINYVKQTFNKVVSLAKAEGLFSFNITPDNNEAARVASQKVYQDTFSSEEENFYGCNDADVAITSEVKDKRYVFPEKCSFYCYDVRDIAAKLELNNQYDFILLDPPWWNKSIRRKKTRYLEASYKMMYNEELAKIPIGKLLCSNGLVAIWCTNAPSHLHSIFNDIFPSWGVKYRAKWYWIKVTQVGATICNFNLALGKQPYELLVLGSVLDGNEINIPDGKLLISVPSAVHSHKPPLTEVMKKYLPNEPKCLEIFARYLLPEWTSWGLEVLKFQHLSLYAIIEETKEAQNSSNVDINQLIN is encoded by the exons ATGAGCTTAATTTTCTCTACCGAAGAAGGCTGGATCATATCCCACTTGCAGCACCTTAACAGTATCTATAAAACTGTAACGAATGGTGACTCGCAGAGCAGGTTAATGTTCAACGAAACACTGTTCGAGATAAATTCTCAGTATTTACGTGAAAATCAGATAACCAAGTCCAGTCAGCGCGAAGAAATTCCATTGCAAAGTACAAGTAAAAAGAGGAAACGTTCGAAACTTCTACCGGATGACGATTTAAAAGAG ATAAATTATGTCAAACAGACGTTCAACAAAGTGGTCTCACTGGCGAAGGCCGAGGGATTGTTTTCCTTTAATATAACGCCTGATAATAACGAAGCAGCGCGCGTGGCGTCGCAAAAGGTGTATCAGGACACGTTCTCTAGCGAAGAGGAGAACTTTTATGGTTGCAATGACGCGGACGTAGCTATTACGTCAGAAGTGAAGGATAAGAGATACGTTTTTCCCGAGAAATGTAGCTTCTATTGCTACGATGTACGAGACATCGCAGCGAAACTGGAGCTAAACAATCAGTACGATTTTATACTGTTGGATCCTCCTTGGTGGAACAAGTccataagaagaaaaaagacCAGATATTTAGAAGCTAG TTATAAAATGATGTACAATGAGGAATTGGCCAAGATACCCATTGGGAAATTATTATGTTCCAACGGGCTCGTAGCAATATGGTGTACTAATGCTCCGAGCCATCTGCACAGTATTTTTAATGATATATTTCCATCTTGGGGTGTTAAGTATAGAGCGAAATGGTACTGGATCAAG GTCACTCAAGTAGGAGCTACAATATGTAACTTCAACTTGGCGCTTGGTAAACAGCCTTACGAGTTATTAGTTTTGGGATCCGTATTAGATGGTAATGAAATAAACATTCCTGATGGGAAATTGTTAATAAGTGTTCCAAGCGCGGTACATTCTCACAAACCGCCACTCACAG AAGTTATGAAGAAATATCTGCCAAACGAACCAAAGTGTTTAGAAATATTCGCAAGATACTTGCTTCCCGAGTGGACAAGTTGGGGCCTTGAGGTTCTGAAGTTCCAGCATTTATCACTGTACGCAATCATAGAAGAAACGAAAGAGGCGCAGAACAGTAGTAACGTGGATAtaaatcaattaattaattag
- the LOC143377792 gene encoding UDP-glucose 4-epimerase, with product MTTDWRTIFVTGGAGYIGSHCIVELLESGYDVVAIDNFANSVTEGSGESAALKRVEQITGKKVTFYNCDLIDRDKLEAVFNKHKIDCVIHFAAIKAVGESMQVPLHYYRNNIIGAINLLEVMKAAGCFQIVFSSSCTVYGEPNELPITEEHSTGNITNVYGRTKYFIEEMLKDISRAEKNWNIISLRYFNPVGAHSSGLIGEDPTKPFTNLMPYIAQVALRHKPELVIFGGDYPTKDGTGIRDYIHVMDLAAGHVAALNALHKRHSRLKIYNLGTGKGVSVLELIKTFENVTGTTVPYVIKSRREGDIVSMYANTDLAEKELGWKTKCNVEQMCEDFWRWQTMNPHGYRTMIKNGVSEHVNGTSK from the exons ATGACCACAGATTGGAGAACCATTTTCGTGACCGGAGGAGCTGGCTACATCGGTAGCCACTGCATCGTGGAGCTTTTGGAAAGCGGCTACGATGTCGTCGCGATAGACAATTTTGCTAATAGCGTAACGGAGGGTAGCGGTGAATCCGCGGCTCTGAAAAGGGTCGAGCAAATAACGGGTAAAAAAGTGACGTTCTACAATTGCGATCTGATTGACCGAGACAAACTCGAAGCGGTGTTCAATAAG CACAAAATTGATTGCGTGATCCATTTTGCGGCAATAAAGGCGGTCGGCGAGTCGATGCAAGTTCCGCTTCACTATTATCGAAATAACATTATCGGTGCCATCAATTTACTAGAG GTAATGAAAGCTGCTGGGTGTTTCCAAATAGTCTTTAGTAGCTCCTGTACCGTGTACGGGGAACCGAATGAACTTCCAATTACAGAGGAGCACTCGACTGGTAATATTACGAATGTATACGGCAGGACGAAGTACTTCATCGAGGAAATGCTTAAAGATATATCGAGAGCTGAAAAG AATTGGAACATCATTTCGCTAAGATATTTCAATCCAGTGGGTGCTCATTCCAGTGGCTTAATTGGAGAAGATCCTACCAAGCCGTTCACGAATCTAATGCCTTACATAGCGCAGGTGGCCTTGAGGCATAAACCTGAGCTCGTCATTTTTGGAGGCGATTATCCTACGAAAGACGGCACAG GTATACGTGATTATATTCACGTGATGGATTTGGCAGCTGGTCACGTGGCTGCTTTAAATGCGTTACACAAACGACACTCGAGGCTAAAGATTTATAACTTAGGCACCGGTAAAGGCGTGTCTGTACTCGAGCTGATCAAAACCTTTGAGAATGTCACGGGAACGACAGTACCATATGTTATAAAGAGTAGGAGAGAGGGTGACATAGTGTCCATGTATGCTAACACAGACTTAGCGGAGAAAGAGTTAGGATGGAAGACCAAATGTAACGTTGAGCAAATGT GTGAGGACTTCTGGAGGTGGCAAACAATGAATCCGCATGGCTATCGTACTATGATAAAAAACGGCGTTAGTGAACATGTAAATGGCACTTCGAAATAA
- the LOC143377796 gene encoding 40-kDa huntingtin-associated protein isoform X1, whose product MGDSLDFLTKYHNISNKLKKRFLRKPNVTEASDQFGGLALECEQKELWQYAGLCSLAAARCQGTLENASSELTFLIKAGREFLVADRKNKNIGCPSIGQENTQAAVSCFGHALARCQNQSGFNTMSAGLALELALALGPTSAGIQQLRKAIDIYPTAKAISTLVSYHIKLGDYVSALQILNEFVEFIEANTNAGARGNYSDVLHRCEVTRVLLLLILQPSPQRLAPSLAQVLEKYAWIEETTNNNFNMDENELLLLQSLVLASQSHDYQALLELEGELWPYLDAEQRELLHKLIQVLTAQ is encoded by the exons ATGGGAGATTCGTTGGATTTTTTGACAAAATACCATAATATATCTAATAAACTAAAGAA ACGCTTTTTAAGAAAACCAAATGTTACTGAAGCGAGCGATCAATTTG GTGGTCTGGCTCTCGAATGCGAGCAAAAAGAATTGTGGCAGTACGCGGGCTTGTGCTCGTTAGCTGCGGCCAGGTGTCAAGGGACATTAGAGAATGCCTCTTCCGAATTAACTTTTCTGATAAAAGCAGGCAGAGAATTTCTTGTGGCTGATAGGAAAAATAAGAATATAGGTTGTCCTTCTATAGGGCAGGAGAATACACAG GCCGCTGTAAGCTGTTTCGGTCATGCTTTAGCACGTTGCCAAAATCAATCAGGATTCAATACTATGTCCGCTGGATTAGCACTGGAATTGGCTTTAGCTTTAGGTCCTACTTCGGCTGGTATACAGCAGTTGCGAAAAGCTATCGATATCTATCCAACTGCAAAAGCTATTAGTACATTAGTGTCTTACCACATCAAGCTAGGCGATTATGTATCCGCTCTGCAAATTCTTAATGAATTCGTTGAATTTATCGAGGCCAATACCAATGCTGGTGCGAGAGGAAACTACAGCGATGTACTACATAG GTGTGAAGTAACCAGAGTACTGTTGCTACTTATACTTCAACCATCGCCACAAAGGCTTGCCCCATCCTTGGCAcaagttttggaaaaatatgcATGGATAGAGGAGACTACGAATAATA ATTTTAATATGGACGAGAATGAACTGTTACTCTTACAATCCCTAGTCTTAGCATCTCAATCGCACGATTACCAAGCGTTGTTGGAGCTGGAAGGTGAATTGTGGCCCTACTTAGACGCGGAACAAAGAGAATTATTGCATAAGTTAATACAAGTGTTAACAGCGCAATGA
- the LOC143377796 gene encoding 40-kDa huntingtin-associated protein isoform X2, with translation MGDSLDFLTKYHNISNKLKKRFLRKPNVTEASDQFGGLALECEQKELWQYAGLCSLAAARCQGTLENASSELTFLIKAGREFLVADRKNKNIGCPSIGQENTQAAVSCFGHALARCQNQSGFNTMSAGLALELALALGPTSAGIQQLRKAIDIYPTAKAISTLVSYHIKLGDYVSALQILNEFVEFIEANTNAGARGNYSDVLHRCEVTRVLLLLILQPSPQRLAPSLAQVLEKYAWIEETTNNICCRF, from the exons ATGGGAGATTCGTTGGATTTTTTGACAAAATACCATAATATATCTAATAAACTAAAGAA ACGCTTTTTAAGAAAACCAAATGTTACTGAAGCGAGCGATCAATTTG GTGGTCTGGCTCTCGAATGCGAGCAAAAAGAATTGTGGCAGTACGCGGGCTTGTGCTCGTTAGCTGCGGCCAGGTGTCAAGGGACATTAGAGAATGCCTCTTCCGAATTAACTTTTCTGATAAAAGCAGGCAGAGAATTTCTTGTGGCTGATAGGAAAAATAAGAATATAGGTTGTCCTTCTATAGGGCAGGAGAATACACAG GCCGCTGTAAGCTGTTTCGGTCATGCTTTAGCACGTTGCCAAAATCAATCAGGATTCAATACTATGTCCGCTGGATTAGCACTGGAATTGGCTTTAGCTTTAGGTCCTACTTCGGCTGGTATACAGCAGTTGCGAAAAGCTATCGATATCTATCCAACTGCAAAAGCTATTAGTACATTAGTGTCTTACCACATCAAGCTAGGCGATTATGTATCCGCTCTGCAAATTCTTAATGAATTCGTTGAATTTATCGAGGCCAATACCAATGCTGGTGCGAGAGGAAACTACAGCGATGTACTACATAG GTGTGAAGTAACCAGAGTACTGTTGCTACTTATACTTCAACCATCGCCACAAAGGCTTGCCCCATCCTTGGCAcaagttttggaaaaatatgcATGGATAGAGGAGACTACGAATAATA TATGTTGCAGATTTTAA